One window of the Terriglobales bacterium genome contains the following:
- a CDS encoding TonB-dependent receptor, translating into MLNAQQIENLPVSGRNFLDLAQLEPGVQIQDGQNFDPTKAGYSSISFGGRFGRTARINVDGVDVSDETVGTTTADIPASAIDEFQLSQSSLDLSQDLTSSGAVNVTTKSGTNAYHGEGFYYIRDHNFAAKAPGGNDNYFQRHQYGGRFGGPIIKNRLFFFADGERTKQDSLAGVLLSGTPFDAFSGGFSQPFRENNLVGKLDYNLGGSAKAFYRYSYFSNLLAATFGLGFSVYDNKDVTRQHVVGLDLAKGTFSHSFRFSYLKFQNQIADATLTNPSLPLCCTGLELSSSSFFVGPNLLAPQSTPQSNHQIKYDGSKILHAHTLRYGIAFNHLQGGGFADFYGTAPRVSWTASTGPVGSFPGGASNPLNYPVQRLRVGNGQGFNTLDPALGFPAGGLGPDNRIGIYIGDSWKIKPNFTLSAGLRYDRDTGRTDSDLPADAAINAVFPGQGNRVKQANLNFAPQLGLAWDPKSNGKTVIRAGIGLFYENVIWNNVLFDRPLRLQTGAFNAVTSACFRGQPQPVPVSKSTDPSGFISPVGICNQPVGAVIPQIMSFWQTVLAGNPLDLKAPNPNYIGNFLTAGQGSGGNTGLFAPNYKTPRSLQMNIGIQREIRHGMVFSADFLRNVETHTLLSIDQNSDGDIRTFNPAAAQQAIALTNTSFSSCTTVACAIAHGATIDDYVNNGLGSSSDIGGVGCNQPAANGGLGHPCAFGGKNPNQASFFSLQPIGRSDYNALQMKLAQNVSNPMKWIKAANLQISYSLSRFRNSGGLQLTGTPGDSDQDFVLQTADNNSPGRYYGPALLDRTHQISFGGFVDAPGGFRIGLISHFYSPLASAIVVPGTGDIGDIFRTDFTGDGTIGDPLPGTHFGQFDRGVDAGSLNNLINNYNNNIANQPTPAGQTLIQAGLMTAAELQALGGVASHVCLAPPAVDPSCSSNTPGSQVNFTWLRAMDLKLAWRHTFAERYTIEPSVGFYNLPNFSNFNLPPNTMNGLLSGAGSGAINGTTKADNESFRVGNGTGVYSLGAQRQIEFGMRFTF; encoded by the coding sequence GTGCTGAATGCACAGCAGATCGAGAATTTGCCGGTGAGCGGGCGCAACTTCCTGGACTTGGCACAGCTGGAACCGGGAGTGCAAATCCAGGACGGCCAGAATTTCGATCCCACCAAGGCGGGTTATTCGTCGATTTCATTCGGCGGCAGGTTCGGGCGTACCGCACGCATCAATGTTGACGGCGTGGATGTGAGCGATGAGACAGTGGGAACCACGACGGCTGACATTCCGGCCAGTGCGATTGATGAATTCCAGCTGAGCCAATCTTCGCTGGATCTCTCGCAGGACCTGACCTCTTCAGGCGCGGTGAACGTGACCACAAAGTCTGGAACCAATGCGTACCATGGCGAAGGTTTCTACTACATCCGTGATCACAACTTTGCCGCGAAAGCACCGGGCGGTAACGACAATTACTTCCAACGTCATCAATATGGTGGGCGCTTCGGTGGGCCGATCATTAAAAACAGATTGTTCTTCTTCGCGGATGGTGAGCGTACGAAACAGGATTCGTTGGCAGGAGTGCTCCTGTCCGGAACCCCGTTTGATGCCTTTAGCGGCGGTTTCAGCCAACCATTTCGCGAGAACAACCTGGTGGGAAAACTGGACTATAACCTGGGTGGCAGCGCGAAGGCTTTCTATCGTTACTCATATTTTTCGAACTTGCTGGCAGCAACGTTTGGGCTGGGGTTTTCGGTTTACGACAACAAAGACGTGACCCGTCAGCACGTGGTTGGTTTGGACCTGGCCAAAGGAACATTCAGCCATTCTTTCCGCTTCTCTTATTTGAAGTTCCAAAATCAGATAGCGGACGCCACTCTAACCAATCCCTCCCTGCCACTGTGCTGCACCGGGCTGGAACTGAGCTCGAGCAGCTTCTTCGTGGGACCCAACCTGCTGGCGCCGCAAAGCACTCCTCAATCGAACCACCAAATCAAATACGACGGCAGCAAGATTCTTCACGCTCACACTTTGCGGTACGGAATTGCGTTCAACCACCTTCAGGGAGGCGGATTCGCAGATTTCTACGGGACCGCGCCACGGGTTTCGTGGACTGCCAGCACCGGTCCGGTAGGCAGTTTTCCGGGCGGAGCATCGAATCCTCTGAATTATCCGGTTCAACGGCTCCGAGTCGGCAATGGTCAAGGGTTCAATACTCTTGACCCGGCACTCGGTTTCCCAGCAGGAGGTTTAGGACCTGATAACCGGATCGGTATCTATATCGGGGACTCTTGGAAGATCAAGCCGAATTTCACCTTGAGCGCGGGGTTGCGCTACGACAGGGACACCGGACGTACCGACAGCGATCTACCGGCTGACGCAGCCATAAACGCTGTGTTCCCAGGTCAGGGAAATCGGGTGAAGCAGGCGAACCTGAATTTCGCACCGCAACTTGGTTTGGCGTGGGATCCGAAGAGCAATGGAAAAACCGTCATTCGTGCCGGAATTGGGCTGTTCTACGAGAACGTAATTTGGAATAACGTTCTCTTCGATCGCCCGCTTCGGCTACAGACCGGGGCGTTTAATGCTGTTACGAGTGCTTGCTTTAGAGGACAGCCGCAGCCGGTTCCGGTGAGCAAATCCACAGATCCCAGCGGGTTCATTTCGCCTGTGGGCATTTGCAATCAGCCGGTCGGAGCTGTCATTCCCCAGATCATGTCATTCTGGCAGACGGTTTTAGCGGGGAACCCGCTCGACCTCAAGGCTCCAAACCCGAACTACATCGGGAATTTCCTTACTGCGGGACAGGGCAGCGGAGGCAACACCGGTCTGTTTGCACCTAATTACAAGACCCCTCGTTCGCTACAGATGAACATCGGCATTCAGCGGGAAATCCGGCATGGGATGGTGTTCAGCGCGGACTTCCTGCGGAATGTTGAGACGCATACTTTGCTGTCGATCGATCAGAATAGCGACGGCGATATCAGGACCTTCAATCCGGCGGCCGCACAACAAGCAATTGCGCTAACTAATACCTCCTTTTCCAGCTGCACAACCGTCGCGTGCGCGATCGCGCATGGCGCAACCATAGACGACTACGTGAATAATGGTTTGGGGAGCTCGAGCGACATTGGCGGCGTAGGTTGCAACCAGCCTGCCGCCAATGGTGGACTTGGTCATCCCTGCGCGTTCGGTGGAAAGAATCCGAACCAGGCGTCCTTCTTCAGTCTTCAGCCCATCGGGCGGTCGGATTACAACGCTTTGCAGATGAAGCTTGCGCAAAACGTGAGTAACCCAATGAAATGGATCAAGGCCGCGAACCTGCAAATTTCTTACAGCTTGTCACGGTTTAGGAACAGCGGTGGCCTACAGCTAACGGGTACTCCTGGAGACAGTGATCAAGACTTTGTGCTGCAAACCGCCGATAACAACTCACCGGGAAGATACTACGGGCCAGCGTTGCTTGACCGCACTCACCAGATATCGTTCGGTGGATTCGTGGATGCTCCGGGCGGCTTCCGGATTGGGCTGATAAGCCACTTCTATAGCCCTCTCGCGAGCGCGATTGTTGTTCCGGGTACCGGCGATATCGGCGATATCTTTCGCACTGACTTCACCGGTGACGGTACGATCGGAGATCCACTTCCCGGCACGCACTTCGGGCAGTTCGACCGCGGAGTGGATGCCGGCAGCTTGAATAACCTGATCAACAATTACAACAACAACATCGCAAACCAACCCACTCCTGCAGGCCAGACCCTGATCCAGGCCGGCCTGATGACTGCAGCCGAATTGCAAGCTTTGGGCGGCGTTGCATCACACGTTTGTCTTGCACCGCCAGCGGTGGATCCGAGCTGCTCCTCGAACACACCGGGAAGCCAGGTCAACTTTACCTGGTTGCGGGCCATGGATTTGAAGTTAGCGTGGAGGCATACGTTTGCGGAGCGGTACACAATTGAACCCAGCGTGGGCTTCTACAATCTGCCTAATTTCAGCAACTTCAACCTGCCGCCGAACACGATGAATGGATTGTTATCTGGAGCGGGTTCGGGCGCAATCAATGGCACTACCAAAGCGGATAACGAATCATTCCGAGTCGGCAACGGCACGGGCGTCTATTCATTGGGTGCTCAGCGTCAGATCGAGTTCGGGATGAGATTTACGTTCTAG
- a CDS encoding carboxypeptidase-like regulatory domain-containing protein, which produces MSIPQANCRKLGRFCLVLLTVLALVSFVSLLSAQTTVGTGSIVGTVTDPSGAVVPGARVTITNTATGQNIETVSNNSGAFNSGALAPGNYKVQVAAKGFSTVSVPVTVMVGNTATAYAKLALERAK; this is translated from the coding sequence ATGAGCATCCCCCAAGCGAATTGCAGAAAGCTGGGACGATTTTGTCTGGTATTGCTGACAGTACTTGCGTTAGTAAGCTTTGTTTCTCTGCTGTCGGCGCAGACAACTGTGGGCACCGGCAGCATTGTAGGTACGGTAACTGATCCGAGCGGAGCGGTGGTTCCCGGAGCGAGGGTCACGATTACCAATACTGCTACCGGTCAAAACATCGAGACGGTCAGTAATAATTCTGGTGCGTTCAATTCCGGTGCCTTGGCTCCTGGAAACTATAAAGTACAGGTTGCTGCAAAGGGATTCAGCACTGTCAGCGTGCCGGTCACGGTGATGGTGGGTAACACGGCGACCGCGTATGCGAAGCTCGCTTTAGAGAGAGCCAAATAG